A genome region from Pseudomonas sp. N3-W includes the following:
- a CDS encoding OmpA family protein codes for MITLFMAMLALSGCQTAPQKGLSPAQIAVLKQQGFELTDEGWAFGLSGKVLFGSDIESLNNASTEIVQRIGKALLGVGIERVRVDGHTDASGKEAYNEQLSLRRAKSVGKVLTGVGMKEENIKLRGLGSSQPVASNDTAAGRTENRRVSIVVIAD; via the coding sequence ATGATCACACTGTTCATGGCCATGCTGGCCCTGAGCGGTTGCCAGACTGCGCCGCAAAAAGGCCTTAGCCCGGCGCAAATCGCCGTCCTCAAGCAACAGGGCTTTGAGCTGACTGACGAGGGCTGGGCCTTTGGCTTATCCGGCAAAGTGCTGTTCGGCAGCGATATCGAAAGCCTCAACAACGCCAGCACCGAAATCGTCCAGCGCATCGGCAAGGCCTTGCTGGGTGTCGGTATCGAGCGAGTACGGGTTGATGGTCACACCGATGCCTCGGGCAAAGAGGCCTACAACGAGCAGCTGTCGCTGCGCCGGGCAAAAAGCGTCGGCAAGGTGCTCACCGGGGTCGGCATGAAAGAAGAAAACATCAAGCTGCGCGGTCTGGGCAGCAGCCAGCCGGTCGCCTCCAACGACACCGCAGCCGGCCGTACCGAAAACCGTCGGGTTTCGATCGTGGTGATCGCCGACTAG
- a CDS encoding LysR family transcriptional regulator codes for MQKNITSLGSLNWDDLKFFLEVARTRKASTAAKRLAVDYTTVSRRISSLEAALGTLLFEKSRTSGFVLTAEGQRLLGYAESIESTLHMACEQVSGSGVALSGHVRMGCTEGFGSFFITPQLSHFVDAYPAISVDILPLPHFISLSKREADIVIALERPEHGPYVCCKLCDYKLQLYATQDYLDKHPPIRRPADLASHAFISYVDDLAFSSELLYLANVLPGASANLRSTSVIAQFVAAQQGRSLAILPCFLAAQDPRLLPVLAQEINITRQFWMYCREDLRKLKRITLLWDYIRDVTEQNQGLLMGESREMLFAD; via the coding sequence ATGCAAAAAAACATCACGTCTTTAGGCTCGCTGAACTGGGACGACCTCAAGTTTTTTCTCGAAGTCGCCCGCACCCGCAAGGCCAGCACCGCCGCCAAACGCCTGGCGGTGGACTACACCACCGTGTCGCGGCGCATCAGCTCGCTGGAAGCGGCATTGGGCACCCTGCTGTTCGAAAAATCCCGGACCAGCGGGTTTGTCCTGACCGCCGAAGGCCAGCGTTTGCTGGGTTATGCCGAGTCGATTGAAAGCACGTTGCACATGGCCTGCGAGCAGGTTTCAGGCTCCGGCGTGGCGCTGTCCGGGCATGTGCGCATGGGCTGCACCGAAGGCTTCGGCAGTTTTTTCATCACGCCGCAACTGAGCCATTTCGTCGACGCCTATCCGGCGATTTCGGTGGATATCCTGCCGCTGCCGCACTTCATCAGCCTGTCCAAGCGCGAGGCCGACATCGTCATCGCCCTGGAGCGACCGGAACACGGGCCGTACGTCTGCTGCAAACTCTGTGACTACAAATTGCAGTTGTACGCGACCCAGGACTACCTGGACAAACACCCACCGATCCGCCGCCCGGCCGACCTGGCCAGCCATGCATTTATCAGTTATGTGGACGACCTGGCGTTCAGCTCGGAGCTGCTGTACCTGGCCAATGTGCTGCCCGGCGCCAGCGCCAACTTGCGTAGCACCAGCGTGATCGCGCAGTTCGTGGCGGCGCAGCAAGGGCGCTCGCTGGCCATTCTGCCGTGCTTCCTGGCGGCGCAAGACCCGCGATTGCTGCCGGTCCTGGCGCAGGAAATCAACATCACCCGGCAGTTCTGGATGTACTGCCGGGAGGACCTGCGCAAGCTCAAGCGGATCACCCTGTTGTGGGATTACATCCGCGATGTCACTGAGCAGAATCAGGGCCTGTTGATGGGGGAGAGTCGGGAGATGTTGTTCGCCGACTAG
- a CDS encoding CoA-acylating methylmalonate-semialdehyde dehydrogenase, giving the protein MNASLTPNDTTVQNVKLLINGEWVESQTTEWHDIVNPATQQVLAKVPFATASEVDAAISAAHRAFQTWKLTPIGARMRIMLKLQALIREHSKRIAVVLSAEQGKTIADAEGDIFRGLEVVEHACSIGTLQMGEFAENVAGGVDTYTLRQPIGVCAGITPFNFPAMIPLWMFPMAIACGNTFVLKPSEQDPLSTMLLVELALEAGVPAGVLNVVHGGKDVVDALCTHKDIKAVSFVGSTAVGTHVYDLAGKHGKRVQSMMGAKNHAVVLPDANREQTLNALVGAGFGAAGQRCMATSVVVLVGAAKQWLPDLKALAQKLKVNAGSEAGTDVGPVISKKAKARILDLIESGIKEGAKLELDGRSISVPGFEQGNFVGPTLFSGVTTEMQIYTQEIFGPVLVVLEVDTLDQAIALVNANPFGNGTGLFTQSGAAARKFQSEIDVGQVGINIPIPVPVPFFSFTGSRGSKLGDLGPYGKQVVQFYTQTKTVTSRWFDDDSVNDGVNTTINLR; this is encoded by the coding sequence ATGAACGCATCGCTCACGCCCAACGACACCACCGTGCAGAACGTCAAGCTGTTGATCAACGGCGAGTGGGTCGAGTCCCAGACCACCGAGTGGCACGACATCGTCAACCCGGCCACCCAGCAAGTGCTGGCCAAAGTGCCGTTTGCCACCGCCTCTGAAGTTGACGCAGCCATCAGCGCCGCCCATCGCGCCTTCCAGACCTGGAAGCTGACGCCGATCGGCGCGCGGATGCGCATCATGCTCAAGCTTCAGGCTTTGATTCGCGAACATTCCAAGCGCATCGCCGTGGTCCTGAGTGCCGAACAAGGCAAAACCATTGCCGACGCTGAAGGCGATATTTTCCGTGGTCTGGAAGTGGTCGAGCATGCCTGCTCCATCGGCACCCTGCAGATGGGCGAGTTCGCTGAAAACGTAGCGGGTGGCGTCGACACCTATACCCTGCGTCAGCCGATCGGCGTTTGCGCCGGCATCACGCCGTTCAACTTCCCGGCGATGATCCCGCTGTGGATGTTCCCGATGGCCATTGCCTGCGGCAACACGTTCGTTCTAAAACCGTCTGAACAGGATCCGCTGTCGACCATGCTGCTGGTGGAACTGGCGCTTGAAGCCGGCGTTCCGGCAGGCGTACTCAACGTGGTGCACGGTGGCAAGGACGTGGTGGATGCACTGTGCACCCACAAAGACATCAAGGCCGTTTCGTTTGTCGGTTCGACGGCGGTCGGCACCCACGTTTATGACCTGGCCGGCAAACACGGCAAGCGTGTGCAATCGATGATGGGTGCCAAGAACCACGCGGTAGTGCTGCCGGACGCCAATCGCGAACAGACGCTCAATGCCTTGGTCGGCGCTGGTTTCGGCGCGGCGGGCCAACGCTGCATGGCCACCTCGGTGGTGGTGCTGGTGGGCGCCGCAAAACAATGGCTGCCGGACCTCAAAGCGCTGGCGCAGAAACTCAAAGTGAATGCCGGCAGCGAAGCCGGTACGGATGTCGGCCCGGTGATTTCCAAAAAGGCCAAGGCGCGGATTCTTGACCTGATCGAAAGCGGCATCAAGGAAGGCGCCAAGCTGGAGCTGGACGGTCGCAGCATCAGCGTTCCAGGTTTCGAGCAAGGCAACTTCGTCGGCCCGACCCTGTTCTCTGGCGTCACCACCGAGATGCAAATCTACACCCAGGAAATCTTTGGTCCGGTGCTGGTGGTGCTGGAAGTCGACACCCTTGATCAGGCCATTGCACTGGTCAACGCCAACCCGTTTGGCAACGGCACGGGCCTGTTCACCCAGAGCGGTGCGGCGGCGCGTAAATTCCAGAGTGAAATCGACGTCGGCCAGGTCGGGATCAACATCCCGATTCCGGTGCCGGTGCCGTTCTTCAGCTTCACCGGTTCCCGTGGTTCGAAACTCGGCGACCTCGGTCCGTATGGCAAGCAAGTGGTGCAGTTCTACACGCAGACCAAGACGGTCACCAGCCGCTGGTTCGATGACGACAGCGTCAACGACGGCGTGAACACCACCATCAACTTGCGTTAA
- the mmsB gene encoding 3-hydroxyisobutyrate dehydrogenase, with product MKIAFIGLGNMGAPMARNLIKAGHALRLVDLNKTVLAELEQLGGSISASAREAAQGAELVITMLPAAVHVRSVWLGEDGVLAGIGKGVPAVDCSTIDPQTARDVAAAAAKHGVAMADAPVSGGTGGAAAGTLTFMVGATPELFATLQPVLAQMGRNIVHCGEVGTGQIAKICNNLLLAISMVGVSEAMALGDALGIDTGVLAGIINSSTGRCWSSEMYNPWPGIVETAPASRGYTGGFGAELMLKDLGLATEAARQAHQPVVLGAVAQQLYQAMSLRGEGGKDFSAIINSYRKPQ from the coding sequence ATGAAAATTGCATTTATCGGTCTCGGCAACATGGGCGCGCCGATGGCGCGCAACCTGATCAAGGCTGGTCACGCACTGCGCCTGGTCGATCTGAACAAAACCGTGCTGGCAGAACTGGAGCAACTGGGCGGCAGCATCAGCGCGTCGGCGCGCGAAGCGGCGCAAGGTGCAGAGCTGGTGATTACCATGCTGCCAGCCGCCGTGCATGTGCGCAGTGTCTGGCTCGGTGAGGACGGTGTGTTGGCGGGCATCGGCAAAGGCGTGCCGGCCGTGGATTGCAGCACCATCGATCCGCAGACTGCTCGCGATGTGGCGGCGGCAGCGGCGAAACACGGCGTGGCCATGGCCGATGCGCCGGTTTCCGGTGGCACTGGCGGTGCGGCGGCGGGAACGCTGACGTTCATGGTCGGCGCCACGCCTGAACTGTTCGCCACCCTGCAACCGGTGCTGGCGCAGATGGGCCGCAACATCGTCCATTGCGGTGAAGTCGGCACCGGGCAAATCGCCAAGATCTGCAACAACCTGCTGCTGGCGATTTCCATGGTCGGCGTTAGCGAAGCCATGGCGTTGGGCGACGCTTTGGGGATCGACACCGGTGTGCTGGCGGGGATCATCAACAGTTCTACCGGGCGCTGCTGGAGTTCGGAAATGTACAACCCGTGGCCGGGCATCGTCGAAACGGCGCCGGCCTCGCGGGGTTATACCGGTGGGTTTGGTGCTGAATTGATGCTCAAGGATCTGGGGCTGGCCACCGAAGCGGCGCGTCAGGCGCACCAGCCGGTGGTACTCGGCGCCGTTGCGCAGCAGTTGTATCAGGCGATGAGCCTGCGCGGAGAGGGCGGTAAGGATTTCTCGGCGATCATCAACAGCTATCGCAAACCCCAATAA
- a CDS encoding cupin domain-containing protein: MSTPITVLRDTHPLPVLDACKWEKLEGDPHTVNLNAYTSEDGSKIMGTWICTPGKWRVDYVKWEYCHFQEGYCIITPDGMAPIHLRAGDIFVVEPGMKGTWEVVETVRKYFVFA, translated from the coding sequence ATGTCCACACCCATTACCGTCCTTCGCGATACACACCCGCTGCCGGTGCTCGACGCCTGCAAATGGGAGAAGCTCGAAGGCGACCCGCACACTGTCAACCTCAACGCCTACACCAGCGAAGACGGCAGCAAGATCATGGGCACCTGGATCTGCACACCAGGCAAATGGCGCGTCGACTACGTGAAATGGGAGTACTGCCATTTCCAGGAGGGCTATTGCATCATCACCCCGGACGGCATGGCGCCGATTCATTTGCGAGCGGGCGATATTTTCGTGGTCGAGCCGGGAATGAAAGGCACCTGGGAAGTGGTGGAAACGGTTCGCAAGTACTTTGTATTTGCCTGA
- a CDS encoding DapH/DapD/GlmU-related protein, with the protein MDDINVIEVSTTIDSLSELGRHVWIRAGSRLQNVQMGDDCFVGFKCVLTFAAIGKSSMLATGVQCLGTAESPIHIAENVWLGAKVTVSAGVSIGAGAVVAAGALVTSDVPADAIVVGRPARIIAQRNVVEDGTPSPEQVLAKVRDRALRGLPSLLDRASMSVAGLKALNTDAQTWDISDEALIDAELRGGASVEIARDCILIGRSQRQGGISQLGGIEIGTGAILAEGVVIEAAGGVSIGDFTELGANVTIVASTHDHSFRSLPWEEAPVRIGSRCVIGEGTLLVGPLNIGDGAVIKPYSVVIRDVLENTVVNGVVQLMEIQE; encoded by the coding sequence GTGGACGACATTAATGTAATTGAAGTTTCGACGACTATTGATTCACTCAGTGAGTTGGGTCGGCACGTGTGGATTCGTGCCGGCAGTCGTCTGCAGAATGTCCAGATGGGTGATGACTGTTTTGTCGGTTTCAAGTGCGTGCTCACGTTTGCCGCCATCGGCAAATCCAGCATGTTGGCGACTGGCGTGCAGTGCCTGGGCACGGCGGAGTCGCCAATCCATATTGCTGAAAATGTCTGGCTTGGTGCCAAGGTGACAGTGAGCGCCGGGGTCAGTATCGGTGCCGGCGCGGTGGTTGCCGCCGGGGCACTGGTGACCTCGGATGTGCCCGCCGATGCCATCGTGGTAGGGCGCCCGGCCCGGATCATCGCCCAGCGCAATGTGGTCGAGGACGGCACGCCGAGCCCCGAGCAGGTGCTGGCCAAAGTCCGCGACAGAGCGCTGCGCGGTCTGCCTTCATTGCTGGACCGGGCCTCGATGTCCGTCGCCGGGCTCAAGGCTTTGAACACGGATGCACAAACCTGGGACATCAGCGATGAAGCGCTGATCGACGCCGAATTACGCGGTGGCGCATCGGTGGAAATCGCTCGGGACTGCATTCTGATCGGGCGCAGTCAGCGTCAGGGCGGTATCTCGCAACTGGGCGGCATCGAGATCGGCACGGGCGCCATATTGGCTGAAGGCGTCGTGATCGAGGCCGCCGGTGGCGTCAGTATCGGCGACTTCACCGAACTGGGCGCCAACGTCACGATTGTGGCTTCAACGCATGATCATTCATTTCGTTCGCTGCCTTGGGAAGAGGCCCCGGTGCGCATTGGAAGTCGCTGTGTGATTGGCGAAGGAACACTCTTGGTAGGTCCGCTGAATATAGGTGATGGTGCGGTTATAAAGCCCTATTCAGTGGTGATAAGGGATGTATTGGAAAACACTGTTGTTAATGGCGTTGTTCAACTAATGGAGATTCAAGAATGA